One segment of bacterium DNA contains the following:
- the msrA gene encoding peptide-methionine (S)-S-oxide reductase MsrA, with protein MRIIIMTLALSLAGAGGTMAATNDTQKATLAGGCYWCLEAVFEELEGVVKVDSGFAGGGKGNVTYEQVCAGGTGHAEVVQIAYDPARLSYEELLTVFFSVHDPTTLNRQGADAGEQYRSAIFFHDDAQRAAAARLIADLTAADVFDDPIVTQVTPFDAFIRADEGHQDYYRNNKNQPYCRVVISPKLDKFREKFRDRLKR; from the coding sequence ATGAGGATCATCATCATGACGCTGGCGCTGTCGCTCGCCGGCGCGGGAGGAACGATGGCCGCGACGAACGACACGCAGAAGGCCACCCTGGCCGGCGGCTGCTACTGGTGCCTGGAAGCGGTCTTCGAGGAGCTGGAGGGCGTCGTGAAGGTGGACTCGGGCTTCGCGGGCGGCGGCAAGGGCAACGTCACCTACGAGCAGGTCTGCGCCGGCGGGACCGGCCACGCCGAGGTGGTGCAGATCGCCTACGACCCGGCCCGGCTCTCGTACGAGGAGCTGCTGACGGTCTTCTTCTCGGTCCACGACCCGACCACCCTCAACCGGCAGGGCGCTGACGCCGGCGAGCAGTACCGCTCCGCGATCTTCTTCCACGACGACGCGCAGCGCGCGGCCGCCGCGAGACTGATCGCCGACCTGACCGCGGCGGACGTCTTCGACGATCCCATCGTCACCCAGGTGACGCCTTTCGACGCCTTCATCCGCGCCGACGAGGGTCACCAGGACTACTATCGCAACAACAAGAACCAGCCCTACTGCCGGGTGGTCATCTCGCCCAAGCTGGACAAGTTCCGCGAGAAGTTCCGCGACCGGCTCAAGCGCTAG
- a CDS encoding GntR family transcriptional regulator: MASSGSPAHGLLAVDLEGETPIYRQIINGIRRQVADGLLPPGAALPSVRQLATDLEINPNTVSKSYLLLERDGILVSRSRTGHYVAEAGRDHARAGDRTRLDEAVNDFLAAGHELGLSDEFLLHALAARVADHPEIDDAGGA, encoded by the coding sequence ATGGCCTCGTCAGGATCACCCGCACATGGGCTGCTCGCCGTCGATCTGGAGGGCGAGACACCCATCTACCGGCAGATCATCAACGGCATCCGCCGTCAGGTCGCCGACGGCCTGCTCCCGCCCGGCGCGGCCCTGCCCTCGGTCCGCCAGCTGGCGACCGACCTGGAAATCAATCCGAACACGGTCAGCAAGTCGTATCTGCTGCTCGAACGGGACGGGATCCTCGTCAGCCGCAGTCGGACGGGCCACTACGTGGCCGAAGCGGGCCGGGACCACGCCCGGGCCGGCGACCGGACGCGGCTGGACGAGGCCGTGAACGACTTCCTCGCTGCCGGACACGAGCTGGGCCTGTCCGACGAGTTCCTGTTGCACGCCCTGGCGGCCCGCGTCGCCGACCACCCCGAAATCGACGACGCCGGAGGTGCATAG